A region of Aquarana catesbeiana isolate 2022-GZ linkage group LG08, ASM4218655v1, whole genome shotgun sequence DNA encodes the following proteins:
- the LOC141106029 gene encoding interferon-induced protein with tetratricopeptide repeats 5-like isoform X2 encodes MSVPSKIALKSSLLQLQCHFTWRLLGKDSNADELKERLDYQLIYLVTSNKYMVYNLLAYIMHLKGDYTEAIDNLKKAEENVEENNTDGKSKKLLVTFGNYAWIYFYMNQYEKAQMYIEKVNHIYGELKQLPNGTNKIAEVYGEQGWSLLKFCAQYYEKAKECFEKALELNPEEPEWCSGHAIAVYRLEGLNSKKCEASECKSLELLQHAVEVNPKDAVLKALLALKLQELNRNKEGRTYIEEALQQAPNLPYLLRYVAKFYRKAGLIDEALSVLKEAVDLMPTSGFLHHQIGLCYRQKMINLRKLEKENPQLRYVHQEQVNEFVNKAIFHFEKVLEHKKTFVYAYTDLANMYCELKAYQKADDTFKQVLQFTNLTDEEKQQVNQAYGRFQEYHRRSESEAIKYYKESFQISYPSLSRDLSEKALKRLAERKIKIYPPQVSGFELLGFVYKNNGNIKDAIECYEKALKFDPGNDEYLSELCDLKLKI; translated from the coding sequence TGTACCTTCTAAAATCGCTTTAAAATCCAGCTTGCTGCAGTTACAGTGCCATTTTACTTGGAGGCTGCTAGGAAAAGATAGCAATGCTGATGAGCTGAAAGAAAGACTTGATTACCAACTTATATACCTGGTCACCAGCAACAAATATATGGTGTACAATCTCCTTGCCTACATAATGCACTTGAAAGGTGATTACACAGAAGCCATTGATAACTTGAAGAAAGCAGAGGAAAATGTTGAAGAAAATAATACTGATGGAAAAAGCAAAAAGTTACTTGTGACTTTTGGAAACTATGCCTGGATATACTTTTACATGAACCAGTATGAAAAAGCTCAGATGTACATAGAAAAGGTAAACCACATCTATGGTGAGCTCAAGCAATTGCCTAATGGTACTAACAAAATAGCAGAGGTGTATGGTGAACAAGGGTGGTCACTGTTAAAATTTTGTGCACAATATTACGAGAAAGCCAAAGAATGCTTTGAGAAAGCTCTGGAACTAAATCCAGAAGAACCTGAGTGGTGTTCAGGTCATGCCATAGCAGTATACCGTTTGGAGGGGTTGAACAGTAAGAAATGTGAAGCTTCTGAATGCAAATCCCTAGAGCTCTTGCAACATGCTGTAGAAgtaaatccaaaagatgctgtctTGAAAGCACTTCTTGCACTGAAACTGCAGGAGCTAAATAGAAATAAGGAAGGAAGAACATACATAGAAGAAGCTCTGCAACAAGCTCCAAATCTTCCATATCTACTTCGTTATGTGGCCAAGTTTTACAGAAAAGCTGGGCTAATAGATGAGGCTTTGAGTGTCCTAAAAGAAGCTGTTGACCTTATGCCAACCTCTGGCTTTCTTCATCACCAAATAGGACTGTGTTACAGGCAGAAAATGATCAATTTAAGGAAGCTTGAAAAGGAAAACCCTCAACTCCGGTACGTACACCAGGAACAAGTGAATGAGTTTGTTAATAAAGCCATTTTTCACTTTGAAAAGGTGCTGGAACACAAGAAGACATTTGTCTACGCATACACAGACCTGGCAAATATGTATTGCGAATTAAAGGCCTACCAGAAAGCAGATGACACATTTAAACAAGTTTTGCAATTTACTAATCTCACAGATGAAGAGAAGCAACAGGTCAACCAGGCTTATGGCCGCTTTCAAGAGTACCACAGGAGATCTGAATCAGAAGCAATAAAGTATTACAAAGAAAGTTTCCAGATATCATACCCAAGTCTGTCCAGGGATTTAAGTGAGAAAGCGTTAAAAAGACTGGCCGAAAGGAAGATAAAGATTTACCCACCTCAGGTGTCTGGTTTTGAATTGCTTGGGTTTGTCTATAAGAATAATGGAAACATAAAAGATGCCATTGAATGCTATGAAAAAGCCTTGAAATTTGATCCAGGCAATGATGAATATTTGAGTGAGCTGTGTGATCTGAagctgaaaatataa